One window of Perca fluviatilis chromosome 12, GENO_Pfluv_1.0, whole genome shotgun sequence genomic DNA carries:
- the rprma gene encoding protein reprimo A, translating into MNSTGFNQTEGGLLNKTEEFFCCNFSSVVTDNGFVAAAPDERSLFVMRVVQIAVMCVLSLTVVFGIFFLGCNLLIKSEGMINFLVTDRRPSKEAEAVIVGAY; encoded by the coding sequence ATGAATAGCACCGGGTTCAACCAAACGGAGGGCGGACTGCTCAACAAGACCGAGGAGTTTTTTTGCTGCAACTTTTCCTCCGTGGTGACTGATAACGGCTTTGTGGCCGCCGCTCCAGATGAGAGGAGCCTCTTCGTCATGAGGGTGGTCCAGATAGCCGTCATGTGCGTGTTGTCCCTCACGGTGGTTTTTGGCATATTTTTCTTGGGTTGCAACCTTCTCATAAAGTCAGAAGGAATGATAAACTTTTTAGTAACGGACAGGAGACCGTCTAAAGAAGCGGAGGCAGTTATTGTTGGAGCCTACTGA